A stretch of Crossiella cryophila DNA encodes these proteins:
- a CDS encoding CBS domain-containing protein has product MRIADVLRTKGSTVATVEPGNTVTELLTVLAEHNVGALVVVGPDGTVVGIVSERDVVRRLRERGAELLSGTVAEIMTAAVVTCTPQDTVDNLTVLMTERRIRHVPVLVDGRLAGIVSIGDVVKSRISQLEEDHEHLQAYIAQG; this is encoded by the coding sequence ATGCGGATCGCGGATGTCCTGCGCACCAAGGGTTCCACTGTTGCCACGGTCGAACCGGGCAATACGGTCACCGAGTTGCTCACGGTGCTCGCCGAGCACAACGTGGGCGCGCTGGTCGTGGTGGGGCCGGATGGGACCGTGGTGGGCATCGTGTCCGAGCGGGATGTGGTGCGGCGGCTGCGGGAACGCGGGGCCGAACTGCTCAGCGGCACGGTCGCGGAGATCATGACCGCCGCCGTGGTGACCTGCACACCGCAGGACACCGTGGACAACCTGACCGTCCTGATGACCGAGCGGCGGATCCGGCATGTGCCGGTGCTCGTCGATGGCAGGCTGGCCGGGATCGTCTCCATCGGGGACGTGGTGAAGTCGCGGATCAGCCAGCTCGAAGAGGACCACGAGCACCTTCAGGCCTATATCGCCCAGGGCTGA
- a CDS encoding NAD(P)-dependent oxidoreductase, whose translation MSRIAFLGLGRMGVLMAGRLLAAGHELTVWNRTAAKADPLVQRGARVADSPAAAVDGAEHVITMLADGDAVNEVIFGTGGAAGKLATGATVVEMSTSGPGAVRELRARMPEGTTLVDAPVKGTLPQAEGGTLDIYVGGTEAEFAAVVDVLSVLGNPVRVGEAGAGAALKLVVNAITATVPVLVGEAMALADELGVEQGTAWDALAGSAVGGMAKRLREQNETAGLPITFSLELAAKDLRLALEAGAAEAGVIAAARRELGAAAEAGLGGRDFSAVVAHLRAKG comes from the coding sequence ATGTCACGTATCGCTTTTCTCGGCCTCGGTCGCATGGGTGTGCTGATGGCGGGCCGGTTGCTGGCCGCCGGGCACGAGCTGACCGTGTGGAACCGGACCGCGGCCAAGGCCGACCCGCTCGTCCAGCGTGGGGCGCGGGTCGCGGACAGTCCCGCCGCGGCGGTGGACGGGGCTGAGCACGTCATCACCATGCTCGCCGACGGCGACGCGGTGAACGAGGTCATCTTCGGCACCGGGGGCGCGGCCGGGAAGCTGGCCACCGGGGCGACCGTGGTGGAGATGTCCACCAGCGGGCCCGGGGCGGTGCGCGAGTTGCGCGCGCGGATGCCCGAGGGGACCACGCTGGTCGACGCGCCGGTCAAGGGCACGTTGCCGCAGGCCGAGGGCGGCACCCTGGACATCTACGTGGGGGGCACCGAGGCCGAGTTCGCCGCGGTCGTGGACGTGCTCTCGGTGCTGGGCAACCCGGTTCGGGTGGGCGAGGCCGGGGCGGGGGCCGCGTTGAAGCTGGTGGTCAACGCGATCACCGCGACCGTGCCGGTGCTGGTCGGCGAGGCGATGGCGCTGGCCGACGAGCTGGGGGTGGAGCAGGGCACGGCCTGGGACGCGCTGGCCGGGTCGGCGGTCGGTGGGATGGCGAAGCGGTTGCGGGAGCAGAACGAGACCGCGGGGCTGCCGATCACGTTCTCGCTGGAACTGGCCGCGAAGGACCTGCGGCTGGCGCTGGAAGCGGGGGCGGCCGAGGCTGGGGTGATCGCGGCGGCTCGGCGGGAGCTGGGTGCGGCGGCGGAGGCCGGGCTTGGTGGGCGGGACTTCAGTGCCGTGGTGGCACATCTGCGCGCCAAGGGCTGA
- a CDS encoding GlxA family transcriptional regulator, protein MATGDRRVVIIGYDQAELLDIACPSDVLDAANRLGVTPRYEIRLASMGGRAVRCASGLTLAAQVKLEQVAGPVDTMIVAGGWTYLEQAEDQRFLDQVRRVARMSRRVASVCVGSTLLAAAGLLDGRRATTHWFYADKMAEHYPAVTVDPAPLFIKDGSVYTSAGVTSGLDLTLALVEEDHGAVLARAVARNLVTYLQRPGNQAQVSVYVAAPPPEHAVVRELVNLIEADLAADLRTSTLACRAGLSTRHLARLFEQQLGSTPSRYVRGARTRAAARLLESTRLPLTGVAARCGFSSTETLRQAFLDHFQTSPSVYRMVHRRRAAAG, encoded by the coding sequence ATGGCGACCGGGGACCGGCGGGTGGTGATCATTGGCTATGACCAGGCGGAACTGCTGGACATCGCGTGTCCGAGCGATGTGCTGGACGCGGCCAATCGGCTCGGGGTGACGCCGCGGTACGAGATCCGGCTGGCCAGCATGGGTGGGCGGGCGGTCCGATGCGCCTCGGGGCTGACGCTGGCCGCGCAGGTCAAGTTGGAGCAGGTGGCCGGGCCGGTGGACACGATGATCGTGGCCGGGGGCTGGACCTATCTGGAACAGGCCGAGGACCAGCGGTTTCTGGACCAGGTGCGGCGGGTGGCCCGGATGAGCAGGCGGGTCGCGTCGGTGTGCGTGGGGTCGACGCTGCTGGCCGCGGCGGGATTGCTGGACGGGCGGCGGGCGACCACGCACTGGTTCTACGCGGACAAGATGGCCGAGCACTACCCGGCGGTGACCGTCGACCCGGCGCCGCTGTTCATCAAGGACGGGTCGGTCTACACCTCGGCCGGGGTGACCAGCGGGCTGGACCTGACCCTGGCCCTGGTCGAGGAGGACCACGGGGCCGTACTGGCGCGGGCGGTGGCTCGGAACCTGGTCACCTACCTGCAGCGGCCGGGCAACCAGGCGCAGGTGAGCGTCTACGTCGCCGCGCCACCGCCGGAACACGCGGTGGTGCGCGAGCTGGTGAACCTGATCGAGGCCGATCTGGCCGCTGACCTGCGGACCAGCACCCTGGCCTGCCGGGCGGGACTGAGCACCCGGCACCTGGCCCGGTTGTTCGAGCAGCAGCTGGGCAGCACGCCGAGCCGGTACGTGCGCGGCGCGCGGACCAGGGCCGCGGCGCGGCTGCTGGAGTCGACCCGGTTGCCGTTGACCGGGGTGGCGGCGCGCTGCGGGTTCAGCTCGACCGAGACCCTGCGGCAGGCCTTCCTCGACCACTTCCAGACCTCGCCCTCGGTCTACCGGATGGTGCACCGCAGACGGGCGGCGGCGGGCTGA
- a CDS encoding DJ-1/PfpI family protein, with protein MTTEVRTIAFVLYPGLTPLDLVGPLQVLASLTQLGLPYRTITVSATTNPLPTDLPLNLSATHTYAEAPAPYALLVPGGGGPTFRAMADEELLDYLRTTSPQTELTLSVCTGSLLLAAAGLLEGRNATTHWACRHLLPRFGATPVAERWVTDGRFITAAGVAAGIDAALHVVQLLAGPEVARGVQTGIEYDPQPPLGGIDWSTVDFEQGEQWSKAMIQEGLSNHPALLAKLLD; from the coding sequence ATGACCACCGAAGTCCGCACCATCGCCTTCGTCCTCTACCCCGGCCTGACCCCGCTCGACCTGGTCGGTCCCCTCCAGGTGCTCGCCTCCCTGACCCAACTCGGCCTGCCCTACCGCACGATCACGGTCTCCGCCACCACGAACCCCCTCCCCACCGACCTGCCCCTGAACCTGTCCGCCACCCACACCTACGCCGAGGCCCCCGCCCCCTACGCGCTGCTGGTCCCGGGTGGCGGCGGCCCGACCTTCCGCGCCATGGCCGACGAAGAGCTGTTGGACTACCTCCGCACCACCAGCCCCCAGACCGAACTGACCCTGTCGGTGTGCACCGGTTCCCTGCTGCTGGCCGCCGCCGGCCTGCTCGAAGGACGCAACGCCACCACCCACTGGGCCTGCCGCCACCTGCTGCCCAGGTTCGGCGCGACCCCCGTGGCCGAACGCTGGGTCACCGACGGCAGGTTCATCACCGCGGCCGGCGTCGCCGCGGGCATCGACGCCGCCCTGCACGTGGTGCAGCTGCTGGCCGGCCCGGAAGTCGCCCGGGGCGTGCAGACCGGCATCGAGTACGACCCCCAGCCCCCGCTCGGCGGCATCGACTGGTCCACTGTGGACTTCGAGCAGGGCGAACAGTGGAGCAAGGCCATGATCCAGGAGGGTTTGTCCAACCACCCGGCCCTGCTCGCCAAAC